A single genomic interval of Trinickia acidisoli harbors:
- the mprF gene encoding bifunctional lysylphosphatidylglycerol flippase/synthetase MprF has protein sequence MQRSHGDRGSKVIAALYAKTRNINYRRLASPALALAICILLLLALQKISQSIDYHTVSRQLFGIAPARWAAALAATALSFVALVARDGVALRHVEAKVPRTLLWIGATAASALGNIAGFGALTGGAVRCRVYGAVGVTPSQVGRLTVFASGSLILAMVLISALGAFWNTAPLSAMTHLVPGALRASSLVMFAASVLIVACCGAATKRIRTRWRGITLDVPTRAALLAQIVFGIVDVAGAGAALWVFLPGVHTDFVSFLAVYSASLLLGIVGHTPGGIGVFESVMVFALRGHVAAPALLAALLAYRAVYFGLPLVLSALVLACYEGRALRSALRARLPLGRVARIGRIAPLFLCLITFVVGAMLIVSSATPALAHRLALLQELVPLWALEGSQLTSGILGVLLLFVSRGLLRRLDAAWWLTLALTTVSLVLSVIKGLAFFEAGVLATLLVLLLCTRRHFSRRAALFAEPFTPGWLISVAIVLICAAWVMFFAYRDVPYRSDLWWQFAFDERASRSLRAMLASTLFATAFSVWQLLRPAAGRFVHPSSEDLIDAVRIIRAQERSDAGLAMMGDKSFLFSDSREAFLMYAKHGRTWAALHDPVGPRGEWAELIRSFVMLAHKHGGRAAFYQVRADSLPLYLDSGLTLMKLGEEARLSLDGFDLSGPKRAALRYSLRRAERDGCTAEVIDADAVPEHLDLLRGISDSWLESRAGREKSFSVAAFSDPYLAAQSVMLVREHGLPVAFTTFMTTDLNVEATVGVMRHLSDTSPYVMDYLFLQLALHLKDKGYRHLSLGVAPFSGVRSMPLGSPLHQLGSMVWRFGGRFYNFQGLRAFKGKFQPRWEPRYLAVSGWAGAVLTLLDLSILAGGRRS, from the coding sequence ATGCAACGAAGTCACGGCGACCGGGGTTCGAAGGTCATCGCCGCTCTATATGCGAAGACACGCAATATCAACTACAGGCGGCTGGCGTCGCCTGCGCTTGCGCTGGCCATCTGCATCTTGCTGCTGCTTGCGCTGCAGAAGATCTCGCAGAGCATCGACTACCACACGGTCAGCCGGCAATTGTTCGGCATTGCACCCGCTAGGTGGGCTGCTGCGCTTGCGGCCACGGCGCTGAGCTTCGTCGCGCTCGTGGCGCGCGACGGGGTCGCGCTGCGGCACGTCGAAGCGAAAGTGCCGCGAACGCTGCTCTGGATCGGCGCGACGGCGGCTTCCGCACTCGGCAACATCGCGGGCTTCGGCGCGCTGACGGGCGGTGCCGTGCGTTGCCGCGTTTATGGCGCGGTCGGCGTCACACCGTCGCAGGTCGGTCGTCTCACTGTGTTCGCCAGCGGCTCGCTGATTCTTGCGATGGTGCTGATCAGCGCGCTGGGTGCCTTTTGGAATACCGCCCCGCTATCAGCGATGACGCACCTCGTGCCGGGTGCTCTGCGCGCGAGCAGCCTCGTCATGTTCGCTGCGTCGGTGCTGATCGTGGCATGCTGCGGTGCCGCGACGAAGCGGATTCGCACGCGTTGGCGCGGCATTACGCTCGACGTGCCCACGCGCGCCGCGCTGCTCGCGCAGATCGTCTTCGGCATCGTCGACGTCGCGGGAGCAGGAGCGGCGTTGTGGGTCTTTCTCCCCGGCGTGCATACCGATTTCGTCAGCTTTCTCGCCGTCTATTCCGCGTCGCTGTTGCTCGGCATCGTGGGCCATACGCCGGGCGGCATCGGCGTATTCGAATCGGTGATGGTGTTCGCCTTGCGCGGCCACGTCGCGGCGCCTGCGTTACTCGCAGCCTTGCTCGCTTATCGCGCCGTCTATTTCGGTTTGCCGCTCGTGTTGTCCGCGCTCGTGCTCGCTTGCTACGAGGGCCGGGCACTACGCAGCGCCCTGCGTGCACGTTTGCCGCTCGGGCGCGTCGCGCGTATCGGTCGCATCGCACCGCTATTTCTCTGCCTCATTACGTTCGTCGTCGGCGCGATGCTGATTGTATCGAGCGCGACGCCGGCGTTGGCGCATCGCCTTGCGCTCTTGCAAGAACTCGTTCCGCTTTGGGCGCTCGAAGGCTCGCAATTGACGAGCGGCATCCTCGGCGTACTGCTGCTGTTCGTCTCGCGCGGCTTGCTGCGCAGGCTCGATGCCGCATGGTGGCTGACCCTCGCGCTGACGACCGTCAGCCTCGTCCTCTCGGTCATCAAGGGATTGGCGTTTTTCGAAGCGGGCGTGCTCGCCACGTTGCTCGTGTTGCTGCTTTGCACGCGCCGCCACTTCAGTCGGCGCGCCGCGCTGTTCGCGGAGCCGTTCACGCCCGGATGGCTGATCTCGGTGGCGATCGTGCTGATCTGCGCGGCGTGGGTGATGTTCTTCGCCTACCGCGACGTCCCATATCGCAGCGATCTGTGGTGGCAGTTCGCATTCGACGAGCGTGCCTCTCGTTCGCTGCGGGCGATGCTCGCCTCGACCCTGTTCGCCACGGCGTTCTCGGTGTGGCAATTGCTGCGGCCCGCGGCGGGGCGCTTCGTGCATCCGAGTTCGGAGGATCTGATCGACGCGGTGCGCATCATTCGCGCGCAGGAGCGCAGCGATGCGGGGCTTGCGATGATGGGCGACAAGAGCTTTTTGTTCTCCGATTCGCGCGAGGCGTTCCTCATGTATGCAAAGCATGGACGCACGTGGGCCGCGCTGCACGATCCCGTCGGACCGCGCGGCGAATGGGCCGAATTGATCCGCAGCTTCGTCATGCTCGCACACAAACACGGGGGACGTGCCGCGTTTTATCAGGTCAGGGCTGATTCGCTGCCGCTCTACTTGGATTCGGGTTTGACACTGATGAAGCTCGGCGAAGAAGCGCGCCTGTCGCTCGACGGCTTCGACTTGAGCGGACCCAAGCGCGCCGCGCTGCGCTACTCGCTGCGCCGTGCCGAGCGTGACGGTTGCACTGCCGAGGTCATCGATGCCGATGCCGTTCCCGAGCATCTCGACCTCTTGCGGGGCATTTCCGACAGTTGGCTCGAAAGCCGGGCGGGCAGAGAGAAGAGCTTTTCCGTGGCCGCCTTCAGCGATCCGTATCTCGCGGCGCAGTCGGTGATGCTGGTGCGCGAGCATGGCCTGCCCGTCGCCTTCACGACCTTCATGACGACCGATCTGAACGTCGAGGCGACGGTCGGTGTGATGCGCCATCTGTCCGATACGTCGCCTTATGTCATGGACTACCTGTTTCTGCAATTGGCATTGCACTTGAAGGACAAAGGCTACCGTCACTTGAGCCTTGGCGTGGCGCCGTTCTCCGGCGTACGGTCGATGCCGCTCGGCTCGCCGCTTCATCAGCTCGGGTCGATGGTGTGGCGATTCGGCGGGCGCTTCTACAACTTTCAGGGCCTGCGTGCGTTCAAGGGCAAGTTTCAGCCGCGGTGGGAGCCGCGTTATCTCGCGGTGTCGGGGTGGGCGGGCGCCGTCCTGACGTTGCTGGATCTTTCGATTTTGGCGGGGGGCCGCCGTTCATGA
- a CDS encoding virulence factor family protein — MTLHAALRNAKWLALLAGLSFCTAAQAIESHVSGGRYGDVTVQWPRGEMRGFVVLFSAGKGWTAADSQAAHALADEGALTVGVDTGRYAANLAATGRACRHLDGDAEAVSHQLERQLKSNQYFAPIMAGTGQGATLALHVLAQAPANTIAGAVAIDAEAALDPNFLQCPPDPTISRGRALPGFVEAGVTTSSAVAAMRQAERSAVKEGADSPGFHFDKNVNRLMAPLTNKPPRMFGATTPPADSLLALIRPHLQADVGSDQDVSDLPLVELPAAHPHGMLAIVMSGDGGWRDLDKTIGEQLRTDGVSVIGWDSLRYFWSEKTPEQVSRDLARVLQVYGARWHANSFALIGYSFGADVMPFAYNRLPPSLRDKVAIVSLLGFASAADFQIRVTGWLGLPPSDTALPAKPEIDRLPAGLAQCFYGEDEHDTLCPTLAGTDEVIRTSGGHHFGRSYDALEKRILTGWEKRLDSEDTSHAAR, encoded by the coding sequence ATGACACTTCACGCAGCATTGAGAAACGCTAAATGGCTTGCCTTGCTGGCAGGTCTATCCTTCTGCACGGCCGCGCAGGCGATCGAGTCGCACGTATCGGGCGGGCGTTATGGCGATGTGACGGTTCAATGGCCGCGAGGCGAGATGCGCGGCTTCGTCGTACTGTTCTCCGCCGGCAAGGGCTGGACCGCGGCCGATTCGCAAGCGGCGCACGCATTGGCCGACGAAGGTGCGTTGACGGTAGGCGTCGACACGGGCCGCTATGCGGCCAATCTCGCGGCGACGGGGCGAGCCTGTCGTCATCTGGACGGCGATGCCGAGGCGGTCAGCCATCAACTCGAGCGTCAGTTGAAGTCGAACCAATACTTCGCGCCGATCATGGCGGGTACCGGTCAGGGGGCGACGCTTGCGCTGCACGTGCTCGCGCAAGCGCCGGCGAACACGATCGCGGGCGCGGTGGCCATCGATGCCGAAGCCGCTCTCGATCCTAACTTTCTTCAATGTCCGCCCGATCCGACGATTAGTCGCGGCAGGGCCTTGCCGGGGTTCGTCGAAGCGGGCGTGACGACGTCGAGCGCGGTCGCCGCGATGCGGCAGGCGGAACGATCGGCCGTGAAGGAAGGGGCCGATTCGCCGGGGTTTCATTTCGACAAGAACGTGAATCGCCTGATGGCGCCGCTGACGAACAAGCCGCCGCGCATGTTCGGTGCCACGACGCCGCCCGCGGACTCGCTTCTCGCGTTGATACGGCCGCATTTGCAGGCGGATGTGGGTAGCGACCAAGACGTCTCCGATTTACCGCTCGTCGAGTTGCCCGCCGCGCATCCGCACGGGATGTTGGCGATCGTCATGTCGGGCGATGGCGGATGGCGCGATCTCGACAAGACGATCGGCGAGCAGTTGCGCACGGACGGCGTGTCGGTCATCGGCTGGGACAGCTTGCGCTATTTCTGGAGCGAGAAGACGCCCGAGCAAGTGAGCCGCGATCTCGCCCGCGTGCTGCAGGTCTATGGCGCGCGCTGGCATGCGAATTCGTTCGCATTGATCGGATACTCGTTCGGTGCGGACGTGATGCCATTCGCGTACAACCGGCTGCCCCCCTCGCTGCGCGACAAGGTAGCGATCGTTTCGCTGCTCGGCTTCGCGTCTGCCGCGGATTTTCAGATTCGCGTGACCGGTTGGCTTGGATTGCCGCCGAGCGACACGGCGTTGCCGGCGAAGCCTGAAATCGACCGCCTTCCCGCGGGGCTCGCACAATGTTTCTATGGCGAAGACGAGCACGACACGCTGTGTCCCACCCTTGCCGGCACGGACGAGGTTATCCGCACGTCGGGCGGACATCATTTCGGCCGCAGCTACGACGCGTTGGAAAAGCGAATCCTGACCGGGTGGGAAAAGCGCTTGGACAGCGAGGACACGAGCCACGCGGCGCGGTAG
- a CDS encoding NYN domain-containing protein, with protein MASPQESVSMALFCDFENVALGVRDAKFEKFDIKPVLERLLLKGSIVVKKAYCDWDRYKGFKASMHEASFELIEIPHVRQSGKNSADIRLVVDALDLCYTKSHVDTFVIISGDSDFSPLVSKLRENAKKVIGVGVKNSTSDLLVANCDEFIFYDDLVREQQRATAKREAREASVAVKRTADEDKQPKAEMESRKAKAIAIAVETFDALASERGESGKIWASVLKSAIKRRKPDFSESYYGFRAFGNLLDEAQARGLLEVGRDDKSGAFVYRPSQPAGHDVARQAPTAAAAVAQDHGVPAEVAAGKGRKKSKGPRKQGREQAPSVAVDVATEPAVVIEESLVAPVVPSEVAEEAPKPRRARKAPAKKARSAQSQTPEHTSDAVEPAIQVPAATKPVAAKQARAPRKPASRAGRSRKPEAENNNEQ; from the coding sequence ATGGCTTCCCCCCAAGAGAGTGTCAGCATGGCGCTGTTCTGCGACTTCGAAAACGTCGCGCTCGGCGTTCGCGATGCGAAGTTCGAGAAATTCGACATCAAGCCCGTGCTCGAACGGCTGCTGCTGAAAGGAAGCATCGTCGTCAAGAAAGCCTACTGCGACTGGGATCGCTACAAAGGGTTCAAGGCTTCGATGCACGAGGCCAGTTTCGAACTCATCGAGATTCCCCACGTGCGGCAGTCGGGCAAGAATTCCGCGGACATTCGGCTCGTCGTCGATGCGCTCGATCTTTGCTATACGAAGTCGCACGTCGATACGTTCGTCATCATCAGCGGCGATTCCGATTTTTCCCCGCTCGTCTCCAAGCTGCGCGAGAACGCGAAAAAAGTCATCGGCGTGGGCGTGAAGAACTCGACGTCCGATCTATTGGTTGCCAATTGCGACGAATTCATCTTCTACGACGATCTGGTCCGCGAGCAGCAGCGTGCGACGGCCAAGCGCGAGGCACGCGAAGCGAGCGTGGCCGTGAAACGCACCGCCGATGAGGACAAGCAGCCGAAGGCGGAGATGGAATCGCGCAAGGCGAAGGCGATCGCGATCGCCGTCGAGACGTTCGATGCCCTTGCATCGGAGCGCGGCGAGAGCGGCAAGATTTGGGCGTCGGTACTCAAGAGCGCGATCAAGCGGCGCAAGCCCGATTTCAGCGAGTCGTATTACGGCTTTCGCGCCTTCGGCAATTTGCTCGACGAAGCGCAAGCGCGCGGGTTGCTCGAAGTCGGTCGCGACGACAAGTCGGGCGCGTTCGTCTATCGGCCGAGTCAGCCGGCGGGCCATGACGTGGCAAGACAAGCCCCCACGGCAGCCGCTGCCGTCGCGCAGGACCACGGCGTACCGGCGGAAGTAGCCGCCGGCAAGGGCCGGAAGAAGAGCAAGGGCCCTCGCAAGCAAGGGCGCGAACAAGCGCCTTCCGTCGCGGTGGATGTCGCGACAGAGCCTGCGGTGGTCATCGAAGAATCGTTGGTCGCGCCTGTCGTGCCGAGCGAGGTGGCGGAAGAAGCCCCGAAGCCGCGCCGCGCCCGCAAAGCGCCGGCGAAAAAGGCGCGAAGCGCGCAGTCTCAAACGCCGGAGCACACGAGCGATGCCGTTGAGCCTGCGATTCAGGTGCCGGCAGCAACGAAGCCGGTAGCGGCGAAGCAGGCGAGAGCGCCGCGCAAGCCCGCCTCGCGTGCCGGTCGTTCCCGTAAGCCCGAGGCGGAAAACAACAACGAGCAGTAA
- the plcR gene encoding phospholipase C accessory protein PlcR: MKTTQSLWRRALLVACAIVAVAVWRYETLSEAAVDAPARSTNTVPAQALPSPDASTNTPALEPGPAERALDLAALRKALAGRSDAQAELQRIVAFARFRDRIAAYGSGRDSLHAAERTRLARQILAELPEHVARNEIVPVQAEAMTATLLTDADPDPVTRGADLEVSRRQWDAYASQTVGPSPARDPRYLAYARESRAIFDQVQATIPDPQQQQIVIAQRLQALRVQLFDHASSSDAH; encoded by the coding sequence GTGAAAACAACTCAATCGCTTTGGAGACGTGCACTATTGGTTGCGTGCGCAATCGTTGCGGTAGCCGTGTGGCGGTACGAAACGCTCTCGGAGGCAGCCGTCGACGCGCCCGCCCGCTCGACGAACACGGTACCCGCGCAAGCGCTTCCGTCACCGGATGCTTCGACGAATACACCTGCGCTCGAACCAGGACCGGCCGAGCGCGCACTCGATCTCGCGGCATTGCGCAAAGCGCTGGCCGGGCGATCCGATGCGCAGGCGGAACTGCAACGCATCGTCGCGTTCGCGCGGTTTCGCGATCGGATCGCGGCTTATGGGAGCGGCAGAGACAGCCTGCACGCCGCGGAAAGAACCCGATTGGCCCGCCAAATTCTCGCGGAGCTGCCTGAGCACGTTGCTCGCAACGAGATCGTGCCGGTGCAAGCGGAGGCGATGACGGCAACGTTGCTGACCGATGCCGACCCCGACCCGGTCACGCGCGGCGCCGATCTCGAGGTGTCACGCCGTCAGTGGGACGCGTACGCGAGTCAAACCGTAGGGCCGTCGCCCGCGCGGGATCCTCGCTATCTGGCCTACGCTCGCGAGAGCAGAGCTATCTTCGATCAGGTCCAAGCGACGATACCCGATCCCCAGCAGCAACAAATCGTCATCGCGCAGCGTTTGCAGGCGTTGCGTGTTCAGTTGTTCGATCACGCTTCTTCATCCGACGCGCATTGA
- a CDS encoding AAA family ATPase has translation MPRMRVKNFGPVRQGRKDNDGWIDFTKVTIFVGNQGSGKSTLAKLFATFAWIEKALVRGDYEKRWFERKNRLQSQFLRYHRLENYLPSDGAEDAMIEYEGDAYSITFSGGLLRVEEAKPATPYALPQIMYVPAERNFISYVRHPQELKLSSEALKEFLSEFENAKSELRGRLRLPINDAELEYDKLNDTLNIRDDAYKLRLTDASSGFQSAVPLFLVSHHLAHKVQQQAAGGGVDVGGEAEPMSTEQVERFRHRVAEIYVNESLTNEQRRVAISVLSSQFNKAAFVNVIEEPEQNLFPSSQWTVITELLALNNLGTANRLVLTTHSPYMVNFLSIVIQGHYLRRKIETRGASSEMLQRLERIVPLGALIDGGDVSIYQSDETTGSIQKLATTDGIPSDQNDLNVQLMKGNALFDGLLDIEQELGA, from the coding sequence ATGCCACGAATGCGCGTGAAAAACTTCGGTCCGGTTCGTCAGGGGCGGAAGGACAACGACGGGTGGATCGATTTTACGAAGGTCACGATCTTCGTTGGCAATCAAGGCTCCGGCAAAAGCACGTTGGCCAAACTATTTGCCACCTTCGCTTGGATCGAGAAGGCGCTCGTCCGCGGCGACTACGAGAAGCGATGGTTTGAACGCAAGAATCGACTTCAAAGTCAATTTCTCAGGTATCACCGTCTCGAGAATTACCTTCCGTCGGATGGGGCGGAAGACGCAATGATCGAATACGAAGGCGATGCGTACTCGATCACCTTTTCCGGCGGGCTGCTTCGCGTCGAGGAGGCCAAGCCTGCGACGCCGTACGCGTTACCGCAGATCATGTACGTTCCCGCCGAACGTAACTTCATCTCGTATGTTAGGCATCCCCAGGAACTCAAGCTTTCGTCTGAGGCGCTCAAGGAATTCCTGTCCGAATTCGAAAACGCCAAGTCCGAGTTGCGGGGCCGCCTGCGGCTTCCCATTAACGACGCGGAACTTGAATACGACAAGCTCAATGACACGCTCAACATCCGCGACGACGCGTACAAACTCCGCTTGACCGACGCGTCGAGCGGGTTTCAGTCGGCGGTACCGTTGTTCCTCGTCAGTCATCACCTTGCACACAAGGTCCAGCAGCAAGCTGCAGGCGGTGGCGTTGACGTTGGCGGAGAAGCCGAGCCGATGAGTACGGAACAGGTCGAGCGCTTCCGGCACCGCGTTGCCGAGATTTACGTCAACGAATCGCTTACGAATGAACAGAGGCGTGTGGCCATTTCAGTGCTCTCGTCGCAGTTCAACAAGGCCGCGTTCGTCAACGTAATCGAGGAACCGGAGCAGAACCTGTTTCCCTCGTCGCAATGGACGGTTATTACGGAACTTCTCGCGCTGAACAACCTGGGAACGGCAAACCGGCTCGTGCTCACGACCCACAGCCCCTATATGGTCAATTTCCTGAGCATCGTGATCCAGGGCCACTATCTTCGGCGGAAAATCGAAACGCGGGGTGCTTCTAGCGAAATGCTTCAACGACTCGAACGCATCGTCCCGCTCGGCGCGCTTATAGACGGCGGTGACGTATCGATCTATCAGTCGGACGAAACGACGGGAAGCATCCAGAAGCTAGCGACTACCGATGGCATCCCGTCCGATCAGAATGATCTAAACGTCCAACTCATGAAAGGCAACGCGTTGTTCGACGGCCTTCTCGACATCGAGCAGGAGTTGGGCGCGTGA